From Populus trichocarpa isolate Nisqually-1 chromosome 19, P.trichocarpa_v4.1, whole genome shotgun sequence, a single genomic window includes:
- the LOC7498116 gene encoding protein NETWORKED 4B isoform X2, which translates to MDQSVKRMLKLIEEDGDSFAKKAEMYYQKRPELISHVEEFYRMYRSLAERYDHVTEELRKSIPSDLQSQGSGISDVIFEPPSPARELKPSRLKPGPRAAGFDFFLGSGGSGDRHHKEVDELSTLTDSESESDDSSVNNYSGLSGNSGDQGLSRRIIDLEIELRETKEKLRMQQDESVDGSFRGVRNEDSEDVLAEITGCERDLTIANEELRLSEEEVTRLNTELQKCRSSEVSDGLQSEFASPAESKVTTREVELEFEVNQASHLQQRIGGSEAETLDSNVKIQALMEELRIAKERLHVSEKEITTLKKQLEGGGPSEKINNLQDQLALAHKEINTLKNKLNAEKREVSKLQERTARLKTNLSDRDSEVRDLKLAVSDAELKIFPEKAQIKAEISRLIEEGTCLEERLKEQESRCRSLEDGIRMFQAEKAEMQETLEREIQKLKEDTAERDSRIKSERDELNEKAITLKAEVTSRDNPVNQMDKHLQQLRMEHVKLLAGAEEARKLMDELRSKAKDLEGEVERQRILILEGAEEKREAIRQLCLTLEHYRNGYHTLRQAFAGHKGVPVLAT; encoded by the coding sequence ATGGACCAGAGCGTTAAGCGGATGCTGAAGCTAATTGAAGAGGATGGAGACTCATTTGCTAAAAAGGCTGAGATGTATTATCAGAAGAGACCAGAATTGATTTCTCATGTAGAGGAGTTCTACCGCATGTACCGATCTCTGGCAGAACGTTATGATCACGTGACAGAAGAATTAAGGAAGAGCATTCCATCAGATCTCCAGTCCCAGGGCTCTGGAATTTCTGACGTTATCTTTGAACCACCTTCTCCTGCTCGTGAACTAAAACCAAGCCGTCTTAAACCTGGCCCTCGAGCTGCTGGTTTTGATTTCTTCTTGGGCTCTGGTGGCAGTGGCGATCGTCACCATAAAGAAGTAGACGAATTATCCACGTTGACGGATTCAGAATCAGAATCTGATGATTCTTCAGTAAACAATTACTCAGGTCTATCTGGGAATAGTGGTGACCAAGGACTGTCCCGGAGAATAATTGATTTAGAAATTGAGCTTcgtgaaacaaaagaaaagctaCGGATGCAGCAAGATGAGAGTGTTGATGGCTCATTTAGGGGCGTCAGAAATGAAGATTCTGAGGATGTTCTTGCAGAAATTACAGGGTGTGAGCGAGATCTGACAATTGCAAATGAGGAGTTACGGCTGTCAGAAGAAGAGGTTACTCGATTGAATACTGAGCTTCAAAAATGTAGGTCATCTGAAGTCTCTGATGGTTTGCAGTCTGAGTTCGCATCGCCAGCTGAGAGCAAGGTCACAACCAGGGAGGTTGAGCTGGAATTTGAGGTAAATCAAGCTTCTCATCTTCAACAAAGGATTGGTGGGTCGGAAGCTGAAACTTTGGACTCCAATGTTAAGATTCAAGCACTAATGGAAGAACTCAGGATTGCTAAAGAGAGGCTTCATGTTTCAGAGAAAGAAATAACTACTttgaaaaaacaacttgagGGTGGTGGACCAtctgaaaaaatcaataatttgcAAGATCAACTTGCGTTGGCTCACAAGGAGATAAATACGTTGAAAAACAAGCTCAACGCAGAAAAAAGGGAGGTCTCCAAGCTGCAAGAAAGAACTGCCAGGCTGAAAACTAATCTGTCAGACCGGGATAGTGAGGTGAGAGATCTTAAACTAGCAGTGTCTGATGCTGAGCTGAAGATTTTTCCAGAAAAGGCACAGATCAAGGCTGAAATATCTAGATTGATAGAGGAGGGGACATGCTTGGAGGAGCGGCTGAAAGAACAGGAATCACGTTGCCGTTCTTTAGAGGATGGTATTAGGATGTTCCAGGCTGAGAAGGCAGAAATGCAGGAAACACTTGAACGTGAAATTCAGAAGTTAAAGGAAGACACTGCTGAGCGAGACAGTCGCATAAAATCTGAGAGAGATGAGCTTAATGAGAAAGCTATTACACTTAAAGCAGAGGTAACTTCTAGAGACAACCCGGTCAATCAAATGGATAAGCATCTGCAACAATTACGCATGGAGCATGTGAAGCTACTTGCCGGGGCAGAAGAGGCACGTAAACTAATGGACGAGTTAAGATCAAAAGCTAAGGATTTGGAGGGAGAAGTTGAGAGGCAAAGAATTTTAATCCTGGAAGGAGCAGAAGAGAAACGGGAGGCAATAAGGCAACTGTGTCTCACTCTTGAACATTACAGGAACGGTTATCATACTCTACGACAGGCTTTTGCGGGGCACAAGGGAGTTCCAGTTTTGGCAACATAA
- the LOC7498116 gene encoding protein NETWORKED 4B isoform X1: protein MASPMVPSKNFKGLQTRKSHSWWWDSHISPKNSKWHTENLEEMDQSVKRMLKLIEEDGDSFAKKAEMYYQKRPELISHVEEFYRMYRSLAERYDHVTEELRKSIPSDLQSQGSGISDVIFEPPSPARELKPSRLKPGPRAAGFDFFLGSGGSGDRHHKEVDELSTLTDSESESDDSSVNNYSGLSGNSGDQGLSRRIIDLEIELRETKEKLRMQQDESVDGSFRGVRNEDSEDVLAEITGCERDLTIANEELRLSEEEVTRLNTELQKCRSSEVSDGLQSEFASPAESKVTTREVELEFEVNQASHLQQRIGGSEAETLDSNVKIQALMEELRIAKERLHVSEKEITTLKKQLEGGGPSEKINNLQDQLALAHKEINTLKNKLNAEKREVSKLQERTARLKTNLSDRDSEVRDLKLAVSDAELKIFPEKAQIKAEISRLIEEGTCLEERLKEQESRCRSLEDGIRMFQAEKAEMQETLEREIQKLKEDTAERDSRIKSERDELNEKAITLKAEVTSRDNPVNQMDKHLQQLRMEHVKLLAGAEEARKLMDELRSKAKDLEGEVERQRILILEGAEEKREAIRQLCLTLEHYRNGYHTLRQAFAGHKGVPVLAT, encoded by the exons ATGGCTTCTCCGATG GTCCCGTCTAAGAATTTCAAGGGATTGCAAACAAGAAAATCACATTCCTGGTGGTGGGATAGTCATATCAGTCCGAAAAATTCCAAGTGGCATACTGAGAATCTTGAGG AGATGGACCAGAGCGTTAAGCGGATGCTGAAGCTAATTGAAGAGGATGGAGACTCATTTGCTAAAAAGGCTGAGATGTATTATCAGAAGAGACCAGAATTGATTTCTCATGTAGAGGAGTTCTACCGCATGTACCGATCTCTGGCAGAACGTTATGATCACGTGACAGAAGAATTAAGGAAGAGCATTCCATCAGATCTCCAGTCCCAGGGCTCTGGAATTTCTGACGTTATCTTTGAACCACCTTCTCCTGCTCGTGAACTAAAACCAAGCCGTCTTAAACCTGGCCCTCGAGCTGCTGGTTTTGATTTCTTCTTGGGCTCTGGTGGCAGTGGCGATCGTCACCATAAAGAAGTAGACGAATTATCCACGTTGACGGATTCAGAATCAGAATCTGATGATTCTTCAGTAAACAATTACTCAGGTCTATCTGGGAATAGTGGTGACCAAGGACTGTCCCGGAGAATAATTGATTTAGAAATTGAGCTTcgtgaaacaaaagaaaagctaCGGATGCAGCAAGATGAGAGTGTTGATGGCTCATTTAGGGGCGTCAGAAATGAAGATTCTGAGGATGTTCTTGCAGAAATTACAGGGTGTGAGCGAGATCTGACAATTGCAAATGAGGAGTTACGGCTGTCAGAAGAAGAGGTTACTCGATTGAATACTGAGCTTCAAAAATGTAGGTCATCTGAAGTCTCTGATGGTTTGCAGTCTGAGTTCGCATCGCCAGCTGAGAGCAAGGTCACAACCAGGGAGGTTGAGCTGGAATTTGAGGTAAATCAAGCTTCTCATCTTCAACAAAGGATTGGTGGGTCGGAAGCTGAAACTTTGGACTCCAATGTTAAGATTCAAGCACTAATGGAAGAACTCAGGATTGCTAAAGAGAGGCTTCATGTTTCAGAGAAAGAAATAACTACTttgaaaaaacaacttgagGGTGGTGGACCAtctgaaaaaatcaataatttgcAAGATCAACTTGCGTTGGCTCACAAGGAGATAAATACGTTGAAAAACAAGCTCAACGCAGAAAAAAGGGAGGTCTCCAAGCTGCAAGAAAGAACTGCCAGGCTGAAAACTAATCTGTCAGACCGGGATAGTGAGGTGAGAGATCTTAAACTAGCAGTGTCTGATGCTGAGCTGAAGATTTTTCCAGAAAAGGCACAGATCAAGGCTGAAATATCTAGATTGATAGAGGAGGGGACATGCTTGGAGGAGCGGCTGAAAGAACAGGAATCACGTTGCCGTTCTTTAGAGGATGGTATTAGGATGTTCCAGGCTGAGAAGGCAGAAATGCAGGAAACACTTGAACGTGAAATTCAGAAGTTAAAGGAAGACACTGCTGAGCGAGACAGTCGCATAAAATCTGAGAGAGATGAGCTTAATGAGAAAGCTATTACACTTAAAGCAGAGGTAACTTCTAGAGACAACCCGGTCAATCAAATGGATAAGCATCTGCAACAATTACGCATGGAGCATGTGAAGCTACTTGCCGGGGCAGAAGAGGCACGTAAACTAATGGACGAGTTAAGATCAAAAGCTAAGGATTTGGAGGGAGAAGTTGAGAGGCAAAGAATTTTAATCCTGGAAGGAGCAGAAGAGAAACGGGAGGCAATAAGGCAACTGTGTCTCACTCTTGAACATTACAGGAACGGTTATCATACTCTACGACAGGCTTTTGCGGGGCACAAGGGAGTTCCAGTTTTGGCAACATAA